One Deltaproteobacteria bacterium DNA window includes the following coding sequences:
- a CDS encoding lipid-binding SYLF domain-containing protein, translating into MKTRFSILLPVIVLSLVAAASQSFAAAKEAARVETATDVMEKIMGIPEKAIPPALLSNAHGIAIVPGVIKVGFILGGQYGTGVLVVRDKNGGWSNPVFVKLMSGSVGWQIGAESTDFVLVFKTPKSVEGIMKGKFTFGADASIAAGPVGRRGKAETDVELKAEIYSYSRSRGLFAGISLEGSSMQIDHDADAAFYGKKDVLPREIVEGAGIETPPAAARLKNALGKHAPAGGK; encoded by the coding sequence ATGAAAACACGCTTTTCGATTCTGTTACCGGTCATTGTCCTGTCGTTGGTCGCCGCGGCTTCGCAGTCGTTCGCGGCGGCGAAGGAAGCCGCCCGGGTTGAAACGGCAACCGACGTAATGGAAAAGATCATGGGGATCCCCGAAAAAGCGATCCCTCCCGCACTTCTTTCCAATGCTCACGGCATCGCCATCGTACCCGGCGTGATCAAGGTGGGTTTCATCCTCGGGGGGCAGTACGGGACCGGCGTCCTTGTCGTTCGGGACAAGAACGGCGGATGGAGCAACCCCGTGTTCGTCAAACTGATGAGCGGCAGCGTCGGGTGGCAGATCGGCGCGGAATCGACGGACTTCGTGCTCGTCTTCAAGACGCCGAAAAGCGTGGAAGGAATAATGAAGGGCAAGTTCACCTTCGGAGCGGACGCGTCGATAGCGGCGGGACCGGTGGGACGGCGCGGGAAGGCGGAAACGGACGTGGAGCTTAAAGCCGAGATCTACTCATATTCCCGCAGCCGGGGGCTGTTCGCGGGGATTTCCCTTGAAGGATCCTCCATGCAGATCGACCACGATGCGGACGCCGCGTTCTACGGCAAGAAGGATGTCCTGCCGCGCGAGATCGTCGAAGGCGCCGGTATCGAAACGCCTCCGGCCGCCGCACGCCTCAAGAACGCGCTCGGGAAACATGCTCCGGCGGGAGGAAAATAA
- a CDS encoding VTT domain-containing protein, producing the protein MDKTAVDERFSASGAFEGNPSEERHRGGRAERENILAEERNCWRIAQANRVAFLVDAAAYFEAFASAAEAARESILILAWDIDSRVRLMRKDHDSGLPPELGNFLDAIVSRRKGLHAHILAWDFNPIYTFEREALPAVKLERRTHPRVHFQMDGNHPVWASLHQKVVVVDDSIAFAGGLDLTRSRWDTPEHLPKDTRRVDPSGAAYGPFHDVQIAVDGEAAAALGDLVRERWFRATGRLLRPPRRWRRDPWPDRLAPDIEDVRVGIARTEPAYKGSQGVREVESLHLDVIAAARRSIYIESPYLSSDSVGRALIARLGEENGPEIMIVLPKNSPGKFEESTMDTARSRLIRRLREADTSGRLRIYYPVTGNREEEWINVHSKVTIADDDIVRVGSSNLTNRSMGLDTECDLAIEAEGNPRLRSGIVEFRSRLLGEHLGIEPMKVAGAVVAKGSLIEAVESLRGGKRTLDVLAGEVPEWRDKLIPDTSIVDPERPLEPETVIRDFVSDDIRGPVRSRLLGWAVIFAAVLALGGLWKFTPLGSAATPETVAGWVDRINGHPAAPFLVIGAFVAGGLVAFPVTILIAATAFTFGPGAGFAYSLAGSFLSAMATYGIGRMFGGIPFRLVAGRRLDNLSRMLRRRGLVAVATVRVVPVAPFTFINLTAGALRIRPLDFALGTLIGMAPGLFAITFFGERLSYAVRHPGIESFLGLAALVAALVAAAEWLRRRLQDR; encoded by the coding sequence ATGGACAAGACGGCGGTCGATGAACGTTTCTCGGCAAGCGGGGCTTTCGAGGGAAATCCTTCGGAGGAACGGCACCGGGGAGGTCGCGCCGAACGCGAGAATATACTGGCCGAAGAGCGGAACTGCTGGCGGATCGCGCAGGCGAACCGCGTCGCGTTTCTCGTCGACGCCGCCGCGTACTTCGAGGCCTTCGCTTCCGCCGCGGAAGCGGCGCGGGAATCGATACTGATCCTGGCATGGGACATCGACAGCCGGGTCCGCCTGATGCGTAAAGACCATGACAGCGGTCTGCCGCCGGAACTCGGAAATTTCCTCGATGCGATCGTCTCACGCCGAAAAGGGTTGCACGCGCACATCCTCGCCTGGGATTTCAATCCCATCTACACCTTCGAGCGGGAAGCGCTGCCCGCCGTCAAACTGGAAAGACGGACCCATCCCCGGGTTCATTTCCAGATGGATGGAAACCATCCGGTCTGGGCGTCGCTGCACCAGAAAGTGGTGGTCGTGGACGACTCCATCGCGTTCGCCGGGGGGCTCGACCTGACCCGCAGCAGGTGGGACACGCCCGAGCATCTGCCGAAAGACACGCGGCGCGTCGATCCGTCGGGTGCGGCCTACGGTCCGTTTCATGACGTTCAGATTGCCGTCGACGGGGAGGCGGCGGCTGCGCTCGGAGACCTCGTGCGCGAGCGATGGTTTCGTGCGACGGGCCGCTTGCTGCGTCCGCCGAGGAGATGGCGGCGCGATCCGTGGCCGGACAGGCTTGCGCCTGATATCGAAGACGTGCGGGTCGGAATCGCGCGTACAGAGCCCGCCTACAAGGGCTCCCAAGGGGTCCGTGAAGTGGAATCGCTTCACCTTGATGTCATAGCCGCGGCGCGGAGATCGATTTACATCGAAAGCCCTTACCTGAGTTCCGACTCCGTAGGGAGGGCGCTTATCGCGCGCCTCGGGGAGGAAAACGGCCCCGAGATCATGATCGTCCTCCCGAAGAACTCCCCGGGCAAGTTCGAGGAAAGCACGATGGACACCGCCCGTTCGAGGCTCATCCGGCGCCTGCGGGAAGCCGACACATCCGGGCGGCTGCGCATCTATTATCCCGTCACCGGGAACCGGGAGGAGGAATGGATAAACGTCCACTCCAAGGTCACCATCGCGGACGACGATATAGTGCGGGTGGGTTCGTCGAACCTCACCAACCGGTCGATGGGACTCGACACGGAGTGCGACCTCGCGATCGAAGCCGAAGGAAATCCGCGCCTCCGGTCAGGGATAGTGGAATTCCGGAGCCGCCTCCTCGGCGAACATCTCGGAATCGAGCCGATGAAAGTGGCCGGGGCCGTCGTGGCAAAAGGTTCGCTGATCGAGGCGGTCGAGTCGCTCCGCGGCGGTAAAAGGACTCTCGATGTGCTCGCCGGGGAGGTGCCGGAGTGGCGGGACAAACTCATCCCGGACACGTCGATCGTCGATCCCGAGCGTCCGCTCGAACCGGAAACGGTCATCCGGGATTTCGTTTCGGACGATATCCGGGGGCCCGTACGGAGCAGGCTGCTGGGATGGGCGGTCATTTTTGCGGCGGTCCTTGCGCTGGGCGGACTCTGGAAATTCACTCCGCTCGGAAGCGCTGCAACTCCCGAGACGGTCGCGGGATGGGTGGATCGGATAAACGGGCACCCTGCGGCGCCGTTCCTTGTGATCGGGGCGTTCGTCGCGGGCGGGCTGGTCGCCTTCCCCGTCACGATTCTCATCGCGGCGACGGCATTCACGTTCGGGCCGGGGGCGGGTTTCGCCTATTCCCTGGCCGGCTCTTTCCTGAGCGCGATGGCCACGTACGGAATCGGACGAATGTTTGGCGGGATCCCGTTCCGCCTCGTCGCGGGACGGCGGCTGGACAATCTGAGCCGGATGCTGCGGCGCAGGGGACTCGTGGCTGTAGCCACAGTGAGGGTCGTGCCGGTCGCTCCCTTCACGTTCATCAATCTGACGGCGGGGGCGTTGCGGATCAGGCCTCTCGATTTCGCACTGGGGACGTTGATCGGCATGGCCCCCGGGTTGTTCGCGATCACCTTTTTCGGTGAGCGGTTGTCGTACGCGGTCCGCCATCCCGGAATCGAAAGTTTCCTGGGCCTTGCTGCGCTGGTGGCGGCGCTCGTCGCCGCGGCCGAGTGGCTCCGGCGGCGTTTGCAGGACAGGTAG
- a CDS encoding endonuclease/exonuclease/phosphatase family protein, producing the protein MDEHGETGIREPEGLLLAASYNVHRCVGMDGRQDPVRVAGVLRELGADIVGLQEVDPRPNPSGKPRQLERIAAAAGFHYIAETAPLRHDGRLANALLTGRRAREIRRIDLSHPGREPRGAIDVDIEIDGAIVRVIVTHLGLRPVERRFQVKRLLDVLSLEGTHLTVVMGDINEWLPGSRPLRWLHGRLGRAPAQRTFPSFLPLFALDRIWVWPRKALQAVEAHATSAARIASDHLPIKATIDVTTPLTVERRRIAPPPELLEEPETTKIGV; encoded by the coding sequence ATGGATGAACACGGAGAAACAGGAATACGGGAACCCGAAGGACTGCTCCTGGCGGCTTCCTATAACGTCCACAGGTGCGTGGGCATGGACGGCCGGCAGGACCCCGTCCGTGTCGCCGGGGTCCTGAGGGAACTCGGGGCGGACATCGTGGGGCTGCAGGAAGTGGATCCGCGGCCGAATCCCTCGGGGAAGCCGAGGCAGCTGGAACGGATCGCCGCGGCCGCGGGTTTCCACTACATCGCGGAAACGGCGCCCCTCCGCCATGACGGGCGCCTCGCCAATGCGCTTCTCACCGGCCGAAGGGCGAGGGAAATACGGCGCATCGACCTGAGCCATCCCGGAAGGGAGCCGCGTGGAGCGATCGACGTTGACATCGAAATCGACGGCGCGATCGTTCGTGTGATCGTCACCCACCTCGGCCTTCGTCCCGTGGAACGCCGGTTCCAGGTAAAACGCCTGCTGGACGTCCTTTCCCTGGAAGGAACCCACCTGACGGTCGTCATGGGAGACATCAACGAATGGCTGCCCGGCAGCCGTCCCCTGCGATGGCTTCACGGCCGCCTCGGACGGGCGCCCGCGCAGCGGACCTTTCCCTCCTTCCTGCCGCTGTTCGCGCTCGACAGGATCTGGGTATGGCCGAGGAAGGCGCTTCAGGCGGTCGAAGCCCATGCGACATCGGCCGCCCGGATCGCCTCCGATCATCTTCCTATCAAGGCGACGATCGACGTGACGACTCCCCTCACCGTGGAAAGAAGGCGGATCGCTCCGCCGCCGGAGCTGCTCGAAGAGCCGGAAACGACAAAAATCGGGGTATAG
- a CDS encoding helix-turn-helix domain-containing protein — translation MIDIGARIKHLRQINGLAQADLAERAGLTKGAISQIERNHTSPSVANLLEILSALNETPSSFFADDDEEKVIFRKTEALPSDVTGYVSFETLIPKSRYRSMVAYRAEIKPGKETPLEPAQEGENYVFVLSGRLGLRLGSAAYAARKGESLYFYAEKEFAFSNKGKAPVDFLWVKTSGR, via the coding sequence TTGATAGACATCGGGGCAAGGATCAAGCACCTGCGGCAGATCAACGGACTTGCCCAGGCCGATCTCGCGGAGCGGGCCGGCCTCACCAAGGGTGCCATCTCCCAGATCGAGCGCAACCACACGTCCCCCTCCGTCGCCAACCTCCTCGAAATCCTCTCCGCCCTCAACGAAACGCCCTCCTCGTTCTTCGCCGACGACGACGAAGAGAAGGTGATCTTCCGGAAGACGGAAGCCCTTCCATCCGATGTGACGGGATACGTGTCCTTCGAGACGCTGATCCCCAAGAGCCGCTATCGTTCCATGGTCGCCTACCGGGCGGAGATCAAGCCCGGCAAGGAGACGCCGCTCGAACCCGCGCAGGAAGGGGAGAACTACGTGTTCGTCCTTTCCGGCCGGCTCGGGTTGCGGCTGGGGAGCGCCGCGTACGCGGCGCGCAAAGGCGAAAGCCTCTACTTCTACGCCGAGAAGGAGTTCGCCTTCAGCAACAAGGGAAAGGCTCCCGTCGATTTCCTCTGGGTGAAAACCAGTGGGCGATAA